A window of Saccharomyces paradoxus chromosome XIII, complete sequence contains these coding sequences:
- a CDS encoding epoxide hydrolase family protein, translated as MGVEEFSIHVSENELKDLKRRLSSARIPKNVERKNWDFGTNAEYLAEVINYWKNSYDWRNIEQKLNGFHHFQTTISNIRIHYIHEKGKSANSIPIILTHGWPDSFLRYTKLIPLLTDPEKFGVSSGISFDVVIPSLPGFGFSDYPAGGSINNDTISDIWLELMKNKLGYDRFLAAGGDIGSGVTRYLGFKYPQNLIGIHLTDVGIIRDLLNQSQLQSFSSEEQEYCKIASDWLDKEAGYMKIQSTKPQTLAFGLTDSPVGLAAWILEKFHSWRDLQTNLPLDDIITNIMIYWFGKNIYTATRVYYENSHFLNPIGTIEVPTGICLFPKDILLPPRKWVEAHLNVVHWGNVQKGGHFTSMENPEEYAADLFLFLDKLR; from the coding sequence ATGGGAGTTGAAGAATTTTCGATCCATGTATCAGAAAATGAGCTTAAAGATTTAAAGAGACGTTTGTCGAGCGCAAGAATTCCAAAAAACgtggaaagaaaaaattgggaTTTTGGAACAAATGCAGAGTACCTAGCTGAAGTTATAAATTACTGGAAAAATTCATACGATTGGAGAAATATAGAACAAAAACTCAATGGTTTCCATCACTTCCAAACAACGATTTCCAACATACGAATCCACTACATCCATGAGAAAGGAAAATCAGCCAATAGTATCCCTATTATTTTGACTCACGGGTGGCCAGACAGCTTTCTTAGATATACAAAGCTGATTCCACTACTAACAGACCCTGAGAAATTTGGAGTGAGCTCAGGAATTTCATTTGATGTTGTTATTCCTTCGCTTCCAGGTTTTGGTTTTTCTGATTATCCTGCAGGTGGTTCTATAAACAATGACACCATTTCCGATATCTGGTTAGAACTCATGAAAAATAAGCTGGGATATGATCGTTTTTTAGCAGCTGGTGGTGATATAGGCTCAGGTGTCACTAGGTACCTTGGCTTCAAATATCCTCAGAATTTGATTGGCATTCATTTAACCGATGTTGGAATTATTCGAGATTTGCTTAATCAGTCCCAGTTACAAAGTTTCTCTTCAGAAGAACAGGAGTATTGTAAAATTGCATCTGATTGGCTTGATAAAGAAGCAGGTTACATGAAAATACAGTCCACTAAGCCTCAAACTTTAGCTTTCGGACTCACTGATTCGCCCGTTGGATTGGCTGCATGGATTCTGGAAAAGTTTCATTCTTGGAGAGACCTACAGACAAATTTACCCCTCGACGATATTATAACGAACATCATGATTTATTggtttggaaaaaatatttatacGGCTACTCGTGTTTATTATGAAAATAgccattttttgaatccTATCGGAACGATAGAAGTGCCTACTGGAATTTGTTTATTTCCCAAAGACATCTTATTGCCACCACGAAAATGGGTCGAAGCTCATCTTAATGTTGTCCATTGGGGAAATGTACAGAAAGGTGGACATTTCACTTCTATGGAAAATCCAGAAGAATATGCGGCGGacttatttctttttttagataAGCTTAGGTAA
- the ERO1 gene encoding ER oxidoreductin (Thiol oxidase required for oxidative protein folding in the ER~similar to YML130C), with amino-acid sequence MRLRTAIATLCLTAFTSAASNNSYIAADQTLNAFNDTHFCKVDRNDHVSPSCNVTFNELNTINENIRDDLSALLKSDFFKYFRLDLYKQCSFWDANDGLCLNRACSVDVVEDWDTLPEYWQPEILGSFNNDTMKEADDSDDECKFLDQLCQTSKKPVDIEDTINYCDVNDFNGKDAVLIDLTANPERFTGYGGKQAGQIWSTIYQDNCFTIGETGESLAKDAFYRLVSGFHASIGTHLSKEYLNTKTGKWEPNLDLFMARIGNFPDRVTNMYFNYAVVAKALWKIQPYLPEFSFCDLVNKEIKNKMDNVISQLDTNIFNEDLVFANDLSLTLKDEFRSRFKNVTKIMDCVQCDRCRLWGKIQTTGYATALKILFEINDADEFTKQHIVGKLTKYELIALLQTFGRLSESIESVNMFEKMYGKRVNGSENRLSSFFQNNFFNILKKAGKSIRYTIENINSTKEEKEKTNDSQSHAFDDLKMPKPKRVPRPANRTENKWKKAWNTEISNVLEAFRFIYRSYIDLPRNIWKLSLMRAYKLWNKFIGVADYVSEEMEEPISYKLDIQ; translated from the coding sequence ATGAGATTAAGAACTGCCATTGCCACACTGTGCCTCACGGCTTTTACATCTGCAGCTTCAAACAATAGCTACATCGCTGCGGATCAAACGCTAAATGCCTTCAATGACACCCACTTTTGTAAGGTAGATAGGAATGATCATGTCAGTCCTAGTTGTAACGTAACATTCAATGAACTAAATActataaatgaaaacatTAGAGATGATCTGTCGGCATTATTAAAAtctgatttcttcaaatactTTCGGCTGGATTTATACAAGCAATGCTCCTTCTGGGACGCCAACGATGGTCTGTGCTTAAACCGCGCTTGCTCTGTTGACGTGGTGGAGGACTGGGATACACTACCTGAGTACTGGCAGCCTGAGATCTTGGGTAGTTTCAATAACGATACAATGAAGGAAGCGGATGATAGCGATGACGAATGTAAGTTCTTAGATCAACTATGTCAAACCAGTAAAAAGCCTGTAGATATTGAAGACACCATCAACTACTGTGATGTAAATGATTTCAACGGGAAGGACGCCGTTCTGATTGATTTAACAGCAAACCCGGAGAGATTTACAGGTTATGGCGGTAAGCAGGCTGGTCAAATCTGGTCTACTATCTACCAAGATAACTGTTTCACGATTGGTGAAACTGGTGAATCGCTGGCCAAAGACGCATTTTATAGACTTGTATCCGGGTTCCATGCCTCTATCGGTACTCATTTATCAAAGGAATACTTGAACACAAAAACTGGTAAATGGGAGCCCAATCTAGATTTATTTATGGCAAGAATTGGGAACTTTCCCGATAGAGTGACAAACATGTATTTCAATTATGCTGTTGTAGCTAAAGctctttggaaaattcaGCCATATCTACCGGAATTTTCATTCTGTGATTTAgtcaataaagaaatcaagaacaaaatgGATAACGTTATTTCCCAGCTAGACacaaatattttcaacGAAGACTTAGTTTTTGCTAACGACCTAAGTTTGACTTTGAAGGACGAATTCAGATCCCGTTTCAAGAATGTCACGAAAATAATGGATTGTGTGCAATGTGATAGGTGTAGACTGTGGGGTAAAATTCAAACTACTGGTTACGCAACtgctttgaaaattttgttcGAAATCAACGATGCTGATGAATTCACCAAACAACACATCGTTGGCAAGTTAACCAAATATGAATTAATTGCGCTATTACAAACTTTTGGTAGATTATCTGAGTCTATCGAATCTGTTAACATGTTCGAAAAAATGTACGGGAAAAGGGTAAACGGTTCTGAAAACAGGTTGAGctctttcttccaaaataacttcttcaacattttAAAGAAGGCCGGGAAATCTATTCGTTACACCATAGAAAACATCAACTCCactaaagaagaaaaggaaaaaactaaCGATTCGCAATCACATGCATTCGATGACTTGAAAATGCCCAAACCAAAAAGAGTTCCAAGACCCGCTAATCGgacagaaaataaatggaAGAAGGCTTGGAATACCGAAATCAGCAACGTTTTAGAAGCATTCAGATTTATTTATAGAAGCTATATTGATCTACCCAGGAACATCTGGAAATTATCTTTGATGAGAGCATACAAACTTTGGAATAAATTCATCGGTGTCGCTGATTATGTTAGTGAGGAGATGGAAGAACCAATTTCTTATAAACTGGATATACAATAA
- the ERG13 gene encoding hydroxymethylglutaryl-CoA synthase (3-hydroxy-3-methylglutaryl-CoA (HMG-CoA) synthase~similar to YML126C), whose translation MLRQQKQQQLHNTNLQMTELKKQKTAEQKARPQNVGIKGIQIYIPTQCVNQSELEKFDGVSQGKYTIGLGQTNMSFVNDREDIYSMSLTVLSKLIKSYNIDTNKIGRLEVGTETLIDKSKSVKSVLMQLFGENTDVEGIDTLNACYGGTNALFNSLNWIESNAWDGRDAIVVCGDIAIYDKGAARPTGGAGTVAMWIGPDAPIVFDSVRASYMEHAYDFYKPDFTSEYPYVDGHFSLTCYVKALDQVYKSYSKKAISKGLVSDPAGSDALNVLKYFDYNVFHVPTCKLVTKSYGRLLYNDFRANPQLFPEVDSGLATRDYDESLTDKNIEKTFVNVAKPFHKERVAQSLIVPTNTGNMYTASVYAAFASLLNYVGSDDLQGKRVGLFSYGSGLAASLYSCKIVGDVQHIIKELDITNKLAKRITETPKNYEAAIELRENAHLKKDFKPQGSIEHLQSGVYYLTNIDDKFRRSYDIKK comes from the coding sequence ATGCTTAGACAGCAAAAGCAACAACAATTACACAACACAAACTTGCAAATGACTGaactaaaaaaacaaaagacCGCTGAACAAAAAGCCAGACCTCAAAATGTCGGTATCAAAGGTATCCAAATCTACATCCCAACTCAATGTGTTAACCAATCTGAGCTAGAGAAATTTGACGGTGTTTCTCAAGGTAAATACACAATTGGTCTAGGCCAAACCAACATGTCTTTTGTCAATGACAGAGAAGATATCTACTCGATGTCCCTAACTGTCTTGTCTAAGTTGATCAAGAGTTACAACATCGACACCAACAAGATTGGTAGATTAGAAGTCGGTACTGAAACTTTAATTGACAAATCCAAGTCTGTCAAGTCTGTCTTGATGCAATTGTTTGGCGAAAACACTGACGTCGAAGGTATTGACACGCTTAATGCCTGTTATGGTGGTACCAATGCATTGTTCAATTCTTTGAACTGGATCGAATCTAATGCTTGGGATGGTAGAGACGCCATTGTTGTTTGCGGTGATATTGCCATTTACGATAAGGGTGCCGCAAGACCAACCGGTGGTGCTGGTACTGTTGCTATGTGGATCGGTCCCGATGCTCCAATTGTATTTGACTCTGTTAGAGCTTCTTACATGGAACACGCCTATGATTTCTACAAGCCAGATTTCACCAGCGAATATCCTTACGTGGATGgtcatttttcattaacttGTTACGTCAAGGCTCTTGATCAAGTTTACAAGAGTTACTCCAAGAAGGCTATTTCTAAAGGGTTGGTTAGCGATCCCGCTGGTTCGGATGCTTTGAAcgttttgaaatatttcgACTACAACGTTTTCCATGTACCAACCTGTAAATTGGTCACAAAATCATACGGTAGATTACTGTATAACGATTTCAGAGCTAATCCCCAATTATTCCCAGAAGTTGACTCTGGATTAGCTACTCGCGATTATGATGAATCATTAACCGACAagaacattgaaaaaaccTTTGTCAATGTTGCTAAGCCATTCCACAAGGAGAGAGTCGCCCAATCATTGATTGTTCCAACAAACACAGGTAACATGTACACCGCATCTGTTTATGCTGCCTTTGCATCTCTATTAAACTATGTTGGATCTGACGACTTACAAGGTAAGCGTGTCGGTTTATTTTCTTACGGTTCCGGTTTAGCTGCATCTCTATATTCCTGCAAAATTGTTGGTGACGTCCAACATATTATTAAGGAATTAGACATTACTAACAAATTGGCCAAGAGAATAACTGAAACTCCAAAGAATTACGAAGCTGCCATCGAATTGAGAGAAAACGCtcatttgaagaaggaTTTCAAGCCCCAAGGTTCCATTGAACATTTGCAAAGTGGTGTTTACTACTTGACCAACATCGATGACAAATTCAGAAGATCTTACgatattaaaaaatga
- the RSC9 gene encoding Rsc9p (Component of the RSC chromatin remodeling complex~similar to YML127W): MNSLASNTPLNGTPVSEVPVVSSEPVNMFETMVANPIKVSRLQSNGVLTGPAANTKSIHYSLANFNVFQSLPKETARGVDDLTRMEMALLSGIPEEIKWSLKKYLTYSNKAPYMISLRTLPDLLPLFKTFILPLERIVEGLNKSSICDSEAMDSLQMGLNALLILRNLAQDTDSVQVLVKDVEIKSFILFILKKFQCVATGDSRWQLYEGNATFFNELTHYTLDLMEAISSYIAPAMKDDHYFQTLVSILNYTKDRYMVISILRSLSRLLVRSKANEESAADNLDHKTLSLIVSFLLVECDSELIIASLDFLYQYILPGSQRIIELFKSKECSLILEATLPNLLSYNIATPDYNLLQKHKIKLIKRLKPPAPKEPPNLSDDLFQQLFKLNEPLRSTAWLRCCFEPVQEAEFTQISLWRSYESKFGQPVRESGRKLLPAVEFIKNVSNAFNNAAAIVITDPVTGKKRFVIKGIQPRFKALGIADGERESQVPISALKSKFLNDSKEITPARQNSIPEVKFPQVLSDVSKVACTFLCLLSNDTDDGVGSTFCQRIRPLVLHKLADVPPLTLALSEYMENTSGL; this comes from the coding sequence atgaacTCTTTAGCTTCAAACACGCCGCTAAATGGCACTCCAGTGAGCGAGGTACCTGTCGTGAGCTCCGAGCCAGTGAACATGTTCGAGACGATGGTGGCCAATCCTATTAAAGTATCTCGGTTACAGTCCAATGGAGTTTTGACGGGACCTGCAGCTAATACTAAGTCTATCCACTACTCGCTGGCTAATTTTAATGTGTTCCAGTCGCTGCCCAAGGAAACGGCCAGAGGTGTAGACGATCTGACGAGGATGGAGATGGCGTTGCTGAGTGGGATACCGGAGGAGATTAAGTGgtcattaaaaaaatacctTACATATAGTAACAAGGCGCCATATATGATCAGTTTACGGACATTACCGGATTTATTGCCACTTTTCAAGACTTTTATATTGCCTTTGGAGCGTATCGTGGAAGGTCTTAACAAATCCTCCATATGTGATTCAGAGGCAATGGATTCCTTACAAATGGGCTTAAATGCCTTGCTAATCCTAAGGAATCTGGCTCAAGATACTGATTCCGTACAGGTACTGGTCAAAGATGTGGAAATCAAAtctttcattctttttattttgaagaagtttcAGTGTGTCGCCACAGGAGATAGCAGGTGGCAATTGTACGAAGGAAATGCAACGTTTTTTAACGAGTTGACCCATTATACCCTTGACTTGATGGAAGCGATTTCCTCCTATATTGCACCGGCGATGAAGGACGATCATTATTTCCAAACGCTGGTTTCCATCTTGAACTATACAAAGGACAGGTACATGGTTATTTCTATATTAAGGTCTCTTTCGAGATTACTGGTTAGATCTAAGGCTAATGAGGAAAGTGCAGCGGACAATTTGGACCATAAGACTCTTTCGTTGATCGTTTCCTTTTTACTAGTAGAATGTGACAGTGAGCTGATTATTGCTTCTCTGGATTTCCTCTATCAATACATTTTGCCCGGTTCTCAAAGAATTATAGAGTTATTCAAGAGCAAGGAATGCTCTTTGATACTGGAGGCCACGCTGCCTAatttattatcatataataTCGCCACACCAGATTACAATCTTTTGCAAAAGCACAAGATTAAGTTGATAAAAAGGTTGAAGCCTCCTGCTCCCAAGGAGCCACCCAATTTATCGGATGATCTGTTCCAACAGCTTTTCAAACTTAACGAGCCCTTGAGGTCGACTGCTTGGTTGAGATGTTGCTTTGAGCCCGTACAAGAAGCAGAATTTACACAAATATCACTTTGGAGGTCTTACGAATCTAAATTTGGTCAGCCTGTTCGCGAATCCGGGCGTAAACTGTTACCTGCCGTGGAATTCATCAAGAATGTATCGAATGCTTTCAACAACGCTGCTGCCATCGTAATCACTGACCCGGTAACCGGCAAGAAAAGGTTTGTTATCAAGGGCATTCAACCAAGATTTAAAGCTTTGGGGATTGCAGACGGTGAAAGAGAATCTCAAGTTCCCATTTCGGCGTTAAAATCCAAGTTTTTGAACGACTCTAAGGAAATTACACCTGCGAGACAAAACAGCATACCCGAGGTAAAATTCCCTCAAGTACTGTCAGATGTTTCTAAAGTGGCATGTACTTTTTTGTGCCTTTTATCCAACGACACAGATGATGGAGTTGGTTCCACATTTTGTCAACGCATCAGACCATTGGTCCTACATAAGTTGGCAGATGTTCCACCTTTAACATTAGCATTGTCTGAATATATGGAAAATACGTCGGGGTTAtga
- a CDS encoding uncharacterized protein (similar to YML131W) has product MVLAKQWVLKNLPTPGEPFNFDFGDPACTFELVEKELSSEQLKDGELLLETNYLSNDPAQKFWISTLDKNYAKGVQPGEIIPARGIGKVLASRNKAFSPGDYVSAMTGWATHVIVPQQNVKGLRKLDKNKVGRLWWYLSVLGGTSLTAYFIFFTYAQLQEREEDYGKVYLISGAAGAVGTVCIQLALNVFKASKVIAIAGGPEKVAFVESFGDKVVGVDYKDPDFKQKLIEAAGGENTVDYFIDNVGSDVLEAGVLLLKQRAMLIACGAISAYNDPSKFVFKGYSYILAKRLVVKGVLVTDNIDDFPKALDKLSSLVKYGQINLLKSATLEDGTGDKFKNVPLIWKGLFSGVNKGKLITEVNKAE; this is encoded by the coding sequence ATGGTATTGGCTAAACAATgggttttgaaaaatctaCCAACTCCTGGTGAGCCAttcaattttgattttggcGATCCTGCATGCACTTTCGAGCTCGTTGAAAAAGAACTCTCTTCAGAACAATTAAAGGACGGTGAATTGCTACTGGAAACAAATTATTTATCCAACGATCCTGCTCAGAAATTTTGGATTTCAACACTGGACAAAAATTATGCCAAAGGTGTTCAGCCTGGTGAAATTATTCCCGCAAGAGGGATTGGTAAGGTCTTGGCTTCTAGAAACAAAGCTTTCTCTCCCGGCGACTATGTCTCTGCAATGACCGGCTGGGCTACTCATGTCATAGTTCCACAACAAAATGTTAAAGGGTTGAGAAAGCTTGATAAAAACAAAGTTGGGAGGTTATGGTGGTACCTATCTGTCTTGGGTGGTACTTCTTTAACAGcttattttatcttctttacCTATGCTCAATtacaagaaagagaagaagacTATGGCAAAGTTTATCTAATTTCTGGTGCAGCTGGTGCCGTCGGTACTGTTTGCATTCAGCTAGCCTTGAACGTTTTTAAAGCTTCAAAGGTCATTGCTATTGCTGGTGGTCCAGAAAAGGTTGCTTTTGTTGAATCCTTTGGTGACAAAGTGGTCGGCGTTGATTATAAAGATCCAGACTTCAAGCAGAAACTTATCGAAGCTGCTGGAGGTGAGAATACCGTAGATTACTTTATCGACAATGTCGGCAGTGATGTGTTGGAAGCAGGTGTTTTGCTTCTAAAGCAAAGGGCTATGTTGATAGCCTGTGGTGCTATCAGTGCCTACAATGATCCATCCAAATTTGTGTTTAAGGGATACAGCTATATCCTGGCCAAGCGATTAGTCGTTAAAGGAGTACTAGTGACAGATAATATCGATGATTTTCCAAAAGCATTGGATAAATTGAGTTCCCTAGTTAAGTATGGTCAGATCAATCTCTTAAAGTCTGCCACCCTTGAAGATGGTACTGGCGATAAGTTCAAGAATGTTCCATTGATATGGAAGGGCCTATTTAGCGGTGTTAATAAAGGTAAACTTATCACCGAGGTTAACAAAGCCGAGTGA
- the MSC1 gene encoding double-strand break repair enhancer MSC1 (similar to YML128C): MKQFRLVNAVSASFVLIGLVLANSDSIFEKWTQEDLADYLRDNKKSLEKYATDSIEDLKKEASQVWDKHAQPKPWWQVWSSDSSSVSNSGPGWFGNTGSSDHPVSDWLFDTWSTDSLRNFLKKNGVDVDDAKTSKDSLVKTAKENFNKISKSLKSSGYYPSSSYFDSWSTEDLQNWLNDNGIGYDKAVQNKNELVQKVKENIYQTSEKAEQQRLGLLESLDLAHQQILDTSGQIKDTVFDKWSSDQLTNWLESHKVNIDKNMAKKHDYLVRMAKENSANLKDDIYWYLDYMKRESSPFLTKTPEYVGSVWDSSKNFLTNLYSKLRGKTDNVINDTFLVGLDSWPKDKLKMFLDARGIKHSMLSTENQLRELVKKSRNEKLKILPKDYQKYFDNSNWSLDDIKNWFADKKDDFQDSQTYSTIMQDFDKVSKNTNDAKDQISKTWSNTFQSWSQEDLLQYLKSFGVPVKQTSTKDDLINLAKQNTQWLFGTVKEPAYKRYLHNVKNWSKSILGFN, encoded by the coding sequence atgaagcaATTCAGGTTGGTTAATGCGGTTTCCGCATCATTTGTGCTTATTGGCTTAGTTTTGGCCAATTCAGATTCAATATTTGAGAAGTGGACCCAGGAAGACCTGGCTGATTATTTACGTGATAATAAGAAGAGCTTGGAGAAGTACGCTACAGACTCGATTGAGGATTTGAAGAAGGAGGCATCACAGGTATGGGACAAGCACGCGCAACCCAAACCATGGTGGCAGGTGTGGTCTAGTGACAGCAGTAGCGTGAGTAACAGCGGCCCCGGCTGGTTTGGTAATACTGGGTCTTCGGACCACCCGGTTTCTGACTGGCTATTTGACACCTGGTCCACAGACAGTCTCCGtaactttttgaagaagaacggTGTGGACGTAGATGACGCTAAGACATCCAAGGACTCGCTGGTGAAGACAGCCAAGGAGAATTTCAACAAGATTTCCAAGTCTTTGAAGTCTTCAGGGTACTATCCTTCTAGCTCTTACTTTGACAGCTGGTCAACTGAAGACTTGCAAAACTGGTTGAATGACAATGGTATTGGCTACGACAAGGCAGTTCAAAACAAGAACGAGCTGGTTCAGAAAGTCAAGGAAAACATCTATCAAACTTCAGAGAAGGCAGAACAGCAGCGCTTGGGCTTGCTAGAAAGTCTGGATTTGGCTCACCAACAAATATTGGACACATCGGGACAAATCAAGGATACTGTATTTGACAAGTGGTCTAGTGATCAGTTGACAAATTGGTTGGAGAGCCACAAGGTTAATATCGACAAGAACATGGCCAAGAAACATGACTATTTGGTAAGAATggccaaagaaaattctgcCAATTTGAAAGATGATATCTACTGGTACTTGGACTATATGAAGAGAGAATCTTCTCCATTCTTGACCAAGACCCCGGAATACGTCGGCTCTGTTTGGGACTCctctaaaaattttcttacAAACTTATACTCCAAGTTAAGGGGTAAGACTGACAATGTGATCAATGACACCTTTTTGGTTGGCCTAGACTCTTGGCCAAAGgataaattgaaaatgttCTTAGATGCTCGTGGTATCAAGCACTCAATGCTGTCCACTGAAAATCAATTGAGAGAATTAGTCAAAAAATCTAGGAATGAGAAACTTAAAATTTTGCCAAAGgattatcaaaaatactttGACAACAGCAACTGGTCCTTAGATGATATAAAGAATTGGTTTGCCGACAAAAAGGACGACTTTCAAGACTCTCAGACCTACTCCACAATTATGCAGGATTTTGACAAGGTTTCCAAAAACACAAATGATGCTAAAGACCAAATCTCTAAGACCTGGTCAAATACTTTCCAGAGCTGGTCCCAAGAAGATTTACTGCAGTACCTAAAATCGTTCGGTGTTCCGGTCAAGCAGACCTCTACAAAAGATGACTTGATCAACTTGGCCAAGCAAAATACCCAATGGTTGTTTGGCACTGTTAAGGAGCCAGCTTACAAGAGATACTTACACAACGTTAAGAACTGGTCAAAAAGTATACTAGGATTCAACTAA
- the COX14 gene encoding Cox14p (Mitochondrial cytochrome c oxidase (complex IV) assembly factor~similar to YML129C), with protein sequence MSKYAWYTRVTDTLHRLTVLTLVGGTLYMSGGLAYTLYMNGKKYEQQVTQQKALEEDNQQLQSPTAPPTE encoded by the coding sequence ATGTCTAAATACGCTTGGTACACCAGAGTTACAGATACATTACATCGTTTAACGGTGCTGACGTTAGTTGGTGGTACGTTATACATGTCCGGCGGCTTGGCTTACACTTTATACATGAACGGTAAGAAGTACGAACAGCAAGTGACTCAGCAAAAGGCACTAGAAGAAGACAACCAACAGCTGCAAAGCCCCACTGCACCTCCTACAGAATAA
- a CDS encoding IMP dehydrogenase, translating into MAAIKDYETALQFAKSLPRLDGLSVQELMDSKIRGGLTYNDFLILPGLVDFASSEVSLQTKLTRNITLNIPLVSSPMDTVTESEMAIFMALSGGIGFIHHNCTPEDQADMVRRVKNYENGFINNPIVISPTTTVGEAKSMKKKYGFAGFPVTEDGKRNAKLVGVITSRDIQFVEDDSLLVQDVMTKNAVTGAQGITLSEGNEILKKIKKGRLLIVDEKGNLVSMLSRTDLMKNQNYPLASKSANTKQLLCGASIGTMDADKERLRLLVKAGLDVVILDSSQGNSIFQLNMLKWVKESFAGLEVIAGNVVTREQAANLIAAGADGLRIGMGTGSICITQEVMACGRPQGTAVYNVCEFANQFGVPCMADGGVQNIGHITKALALGSSTVMMGGMLAGTTESPGEYFYQDGKRLKAYRGMGSIDAMQKTGTKGNASTSRYFSEFDSVLVAQGVSGAVVDKGSIKKFIPYLYNGLQHSCQDIGCRSLTVLKKNVQSGKVRFEFRTASAQLEGGVNNLHSYEKRLHN; encoded by the coding sequence ATGGCCGCTATTAAGGACTACGAGACCGCACTGCAATTTGCCAAGAGCCTTCCAAGACTGGATGGTTTGTCTGTGCAGGAATTGATGGACTCCAAGATCAGAGGTGGGTTGACTTAtaacgattttttgatcttaCCAGGTTTAGTCGATTTTGCGTCCTCTGAGGTTAGCCTACAGACTAAGCTGACCAGGAATATCACTTTAAACATTCCATTGGTTTCCTCTCCAATGGACACTGTGACAGAATCGGAAATGGCCATCTTTATGGCTCTGTCGGGTGGTATCGGTTTCATTCACCATAACTGTACGCCCGAGGACCAAGCTGACATGGTCAGAAGGGTCAAGAACTATGAAAATGGGTTTATTAACAACCCTATTGTGATTTCTCCAACAACCACCGTTGGTGAAGCTAAGAgcatgaagaaaaagtatggATTTGCAGGCTTCCCTGTCACGGAAGATGGCAAGAGAAATGCAAAGTTGGTGGGAGTCATCACTTCTCGTGATATACAGTTCGTTGAGGACGACTCTTTACTCGTTCAGGATGTCATGACCAAGAACGCTGTTACCGGTGCACAAGGTATCACGTTATCAGAAGGTAACGAGattctaaagaaaatcaaaaagggtaGGCTATTGattgttgatgaaaaggGTAACTTAGTTTCTATGCTTTCCAGAACtgatttaatgaagaatcaaaacTACCCATTAGCGTCCAAATCTGCCAACACCAAGCAATTGCTATGTGGTGCTTCCATTGGTACTATGGACGCTGATAAAGAGAGACTAAGATTATTGGTCAAAGCCGGCTTGGATGTCGTCATATTGGATTCATCCCAAGGCAACtctattttccaattgaacATGCTCAAGTGGGTCAAAGAGAGTTTCGCAGGTCTGGAAGTCATCGCTGGTAACGTTGTGACCAGGGAACAAGCTGCCAATTTGATTGCTGCCGGTGCGGATGGTTTGAGAATCGGTATGGGAACTGGCTCTATTTGTATCACTCAAGAAGTTATGGCTTGTGGTAGGCCACAAGGTACAGCGGTCTACAACGTGTGTGAATTTGCTAACCAGTTCGGTGTTCCATGTATGGCTGATGGTGGTGTTCAAAACATCGGTCACATTACCAAGGCGTTGGCTCTTGGATCTTCTACTGTTATGATGGGTGGTATGTTGGCTGGTACTACGGAATCACCAGGTGAGTATTTCTATCAAGATGGTAAAAGATTGAAGGCGTACCGTGGTATGGGTTCCATTGACGCCATGCAAAAGACTGGTACTAAAGGGAATGCATCTACGTCTCGTTacttttcagaatttgaCAGCGTTTTGGTTGCACAGGGTGTCTCCGGCGCTGTCGTTGACAAAGGATCcattaagaaatttattccgTACTTGTACAATGGATTACAACATTCTTGCCAAGACATTGGCTGTAGGTCGTTAACtgtattaaagaagaatgtcCAGAGCGGTAAAGTTagatttgaattcagaACGGCTTCTGCTCAACTAGAAGGTGGTGTTAATAACTTACATTCTTACGAAAAGCGTTTACATAACTGA